One Diceros bicornis minor isolate mBicDic1 chromosome 26, mDicBic1.mat.cur, whole genome shotgun sequence DNA segment encodes these proteins:
- the LITAF gene encoding lipopolysaccharide-induced tumor necrosis factor-alpha factor codes for MSAPGYYQAAAGPSSVPTAPPSYEETVGVNSYFPTPPAPAPGPTTGLVTGPDGKGMNPPAYYTQPVPVPNANAIAVQTVYVQQPVSFFDRPVQMCCPSCNKMIVTHLSYNAGALTWLSCGSLCLLGCVAGCCFIPFCVDALQDVDHYCPNCKALLGTYKRL; via the exons ATGTCTGCTCCAGGATACTACCAGGCGGCCGCTGGGCCTTCCTCGGTGCCAACTGCGCCCCCGTCCTATGAAGAGACGGTGGGCGTTAACAGTTACTTCCCCACGCCTCCAGCCCCCGCGCCTGGGCCAACCACGGGGCTCGTGACAGGCCCAGATGGGAAGGGCATGAATCCACCTGCGTACTATACCCAGCCAGTGCCCGTCCCCAACGCCAACGCAA TTGCCGTGCAGACAGTCTACGTGCAGCAGCCTGTCTCCTTTTTTGACCGCCCAGTCCAGATGTGTTGTCCTTCCTGCAACAAGATGATCGTAACTCATCTGTCCTATAACGCCGGTGCCCTCACCTGGCTCTCCTGCGGGAGCCTGTGCCTGCTGGG GTGTGTGGCGGGCTGCTGCTTCATCCCCTTCTGCGTGGACGCCCTGCAGGACGTGGACCACTACTGTCCCAACTGCAAAGCTCTCCTGGGCACCTACAAGCGCTTGTAG